One window of Desulfovibrio subterraneus genomic DNA carries:
- a CDS encoding McrB family protein has translation MSNKTLIELFDDYSQNPRQEWITHYRRTCGKVQLIVEGKERLDIDFAKYLWTERANGISGIGNYGLVTKDEFEKLKNIIINFTNDIFKDSSINGYKKILKKWDIFKAQGVVTRNRFAPINRVFAAAAPRIYSSVVNVRYVNRLIDYLNQKHSFSITKKGDWSDKNSQLLKKIIEYDDIFRNADPIILNTFIWWLYSTQIKSPETQSQETKVTQPMNLATAKPKPPLDTLNTIFYGPPGTGKTYRIQQLKEQYTTKTSNLTPEQWTTEIIGDLPWWKIIAAALHLNKGKATVPEIREHPLVKAKLNISDNRNPNQTLWLNLQVHTVEDSQTVKYTKRRPPYIFDKKADSVWELQEGWKDICEDVLRLAKMFSAKQPPDQIIKRYEFITFHQSYSYEEFIEGIRPVLKDPSQQEPEEQQSELEYERVDGVFKRICKKALSDPSNTYALFIDEINRGNISKIFGELITLIEDDKRRDFTITEPNGLEIKLPYSQKSFSVPKNLHIIGTMNTADRSLALMDTALRRRFSFVEIMPNPGCLEGQTVTEGSSTVNLPQLLTIMNERIEVLYDREHTLGHAFFKGNQWSSPSIEALKETFEQKIIPLLQEYFFDDWEKIRLVLGDNQKGQKENQFITKSEIDNTRLFGDAETNGFDLNKYEINKDAFDKIESYIQIYTPKQVNQESEA, from the coding sequence ATGTCCAACAAAACACTGATTGAACTGTTTGACGATTATTCCCAGAACCCAAGACAGGAATGGATCACTCACTATCGAAGAACTTGTGGCAAAGTACAACTCATAGTCGAAGGAAAAGAACGACTCGATATTGATTTTGCTAAGTACCTGTGGACAGAAAGAGCAAACGGGATATCTGGCATTGGAAACTACGGACTTGTCACAAAAGATGAGTTTGAAAAACTAAAAAATATCATCATCAATTTTACAAATGATATTTTCAAAGATTCAAGTATTAATGGTTACAAAAAAATACTCAAAAAATGGGATATCTTTAAAGCACAAGGGGTTGTTACAAGAAATCGTTTTGCCCCAATCAATCGAGTTTTTGCTGCAGCAGCACCACGCATATATTCTTCTGTTGTGAACGTAAGATATGTAAATCGCCTCATCGATTACTTAAATCAAAAGCACTCCTTTTCCATTACCAAAAAAGGAGACTGGTCTGACAAAAACTCACAGCTATTGAAGAAGATAATAGAATACGACGACATCTTCCGAAATGCTGATCCAATAATCTTGAACACCTTCATCTGGTGGCTTTACTCCACTCAGATTAAGTCCCCTGAAACCCAATCACAAGAGACTAAAGTTACACAGCCTATGAACCTAGCCACCGCTAAACCCAAGCCCCCGCTCGACACCCTCAACACCATTTTTTATGGCCCCCCTGGAACAGGAAAGACATACCGCATACAACAACTAAAAGAGCAATACACTACAAAAACAAGTAATCTTACCCCTGAACAATGGACGACTGAAATCATCGGCGATCTCCCGTGGTGGAAGATAATTGCAGCAGCACTCCACCTCAATAAAGGCAAGGCAACCGTCCCTGAAATCAGGGAACACCCACTCGTCAAGGCAAAGCTTAACATAAGCGATAATCGCAACCCCAACCAGACTCTCTGGCTCAATCTACAAGTGCATACCGTAGAAGACTCACAAACTGTAAAATATACAAAACGTAGACCTCCATATATCTTTGACAAGAAAGCCGATTCCGTATGGGAGTTACAAGAAGGCTGGAAAGATATATGCGAAGATGTGCTTAGATTGGCAAAAATGTTCTCAGCCAAACAACCACCCGATCAAATCATAAAACGCTATGAATTTATTACCTTCCATCAGTCATACAGCTATGAAGAATTTATCGAGGGAATCAGACCAGTACTAAAAGATCCATCACAGCAAGAACCTGAAGAGCAACAAAGTGAACTTGAATACGAACGAGTAGATGGAGTTTTCAAACGAATTTGCAAGAAAGCCCTTAGCGATCCAAGCAATACCTATGCGCTCTTTATCGACGAAATAAACAGAGGGAATATTTCGAAAATTTTTGGTGAATTGATAACACTTATTGAGGACGACAAACGCCGAGACTTCACCATCACAGAACCAAATGGACTTGAAATCAAGCTTCCCTATTCCCAAAAGTCCTTCTCTGTTCCCAAAAACCTGCACATCATCGGCACAATGAATACTGCGGATAGATCGCTAGCACTGATGGACACAGCACTGCGACGCAGATTTTCTTTCGTGGAAATCATGCCAAATCCGGGATGTCTTGAGGGGCAAACTGTGACTGAAGGCTCTTCAACAGTGAACCTCCCCCAACTTCTCACAATCATGAACGAGAGGATTGAAGTTTTATACGATCGAGAACACACGTTAGGACATGCCTTTTTCAAGGGGAATCAATGGAGTTCACCCTCAATTGAGGCATTGAAAGAGACTTTCGAGCAAAAAATTATTCCCCTTTTGCAGGAATACTTCTTCGATGATTGGGAAAAAATTAGGCTTGTTTTGGGAGATAATCAAAAAGGACAAAAAGAGAACCAGTTCATCACGAAGTCCGAGATCGACAACACCAGACTGTTTGGCGATGCTGAAACAAATGGTTTTGATCTTAACAAATATGAAATCAACAAAGATGCATTTGATAAGATTGAATCCTACATCCAAATTTACACCCCCAAACAAGTAAATCAGGAGTCTGAAGCGTGA
- a CDS encoding McrC family protein — MIHVVIKEHGYIFAQGGLPPISSDAENFKTVSEADFAYLKTLVLSEENEDADSLLKLTSIRRKEALKFTNYAGILQTPAGTIIEILPKIYDPTGKEEPEKDARLTFLEMLSCFKDLQYKKSDTALLNEGKTPLLEFFIRYFLNQITQLIRYGIRSDYVEREDNQSFIKGKLALQKHIRLNAGHRERNYVQYDEFNPNRPENRLIKSTLIKVSKLAQSVQSQKLCRDHLFTFYDIPHSTNYIADFQHCRADRNLAHYEEVMRWCRILLNNNAPLPQSGRNECISILFPMEKVFEEYVAEQLRKSDWKVKTQLNSEHLVQRHKNKKFFVLKPDLELIRNGSRVIADTKWKMINPNISRYGISRADLYQIFAYGHKYFQADDEKEVALIYPRTDKFTSPIDSFEFEEKHTLRVLPFDIKNKRLILD; from the coding sequence GTGATCCATGTAGTCATTAAAGAGCATGGCTACATTTTTGCTCAAGGGGGGCTTCCCCCAATTAGTTCCGATGCAGAAAACTTCAAGACTGTTTCTGAGGCGGACTTTGCGTATCTAAAAACGCTCGTCCTGTCCGAGGAGAATGAAGACGCAGATAGTCTTCTCAAGCTAACGTCCATACGTCGAAAAGAGGCACTGAAATTTACAAATTACGCGGGCATTCTCCAGACTCCTGCAGGTACAATAATTGAAATTCTCCCCAAAATTTACGATCCAACAGGTAAAGAAGAACCGGAAAAGGATGCCAGACTTACATTTCTTGAAATGCTAAGCTGTTTCAAAGATCTCCAATACAAGAAAAGCGATACAGCCCTTCTAAACGAAGGTAAGACTCCGCTTCTTGAGTTTTTTATTCGTTACTTTCTCAATCAGATAACTCAATTGATTCGCTATGGGATCAGATCTGATTATGTAGAAAGGGAAGACAACCAGAGCTTTATAAAAGGGAAGCTAGCCCTACAAAAACACATCCGTTTGAACGCAGGCCATCGCGAGCGAAACTATGTGCAGTACGATGAATTCAACCCCAACAGACCTGAAAATAGATTAATTAAATCTACACTTATAAAGGTATCCAAGCTAGCACAATCAGTGCAATCACAAAAGCTTTGTAGAGATCACCTGTTCACATTTTACGACATCCCACATTCCACCAACTACATCGCTGATTTCCAACACTGCCGCGCAGATCGCAATCTTGCCCACTATGAGGAAGTGATGCGTTGGTGCCGAATCCTACTCAATAATAACGCACCCCTGCCTCAATCAGGACGAAATGAATGCATTTCAATTCTTTTTCCTATGGAAAAAGTATTTGAAGAATATGTCGCTGAGCAATTACGTAAATCTGATTGGAAAGTGAAAACACAACTCAATTCAGAGCACCTCGTTCAAAGACATAAGAATAAAAAATTTTTTGTTTTAAAACCAGACCTTGAACTAATCCGCAACGGCAGTAGGGTCATTGCCGATACAAAATGGAAAATGATCAACCCAAACATTAGTCGATACGGCATATCAAGAGCTGACCTTTACCAAATATTTGCCTATGGACATAAGTACTTCCAAGCAGATGATGAAAAAGAAGTGGCTCTTATCTATCCCAGGACAGACAAATTCACTTCCCCGATTGACTCTTTTGAATTCGAAGAAAAGCACACCTTAAGAGTACTGCCTTTCGATATTAAAAATAAAAGACTCATCCTAGATTAA
- a CDS encoding restriction endonuclease subunit S, translating to MTDTSNIPNGWAWASIEQVSQLNPKHPKAIEDNTEISFVPMASISDITGEIVASEIRTLGSVRKGYTHFCDGDVLFAKITPCMENGKSAVASGMRNGMACGSTEFFVFRPEGIVPEFLHRFLRQHSFRKEAEYQMTGAVGQQRVPRSYLESYKLPLPPLNEQRRIADKIDALQAKSRRTREALETVKPLLEKFRQSVLAAAFRGDLTAEWRKQNPNMEPASRLLERIRAERRVRWEEAELAKMQAKGVKPKNDKWKEKYEEPAPVDTEGLPELPEGWCWASTSESCAIVVDCHNKTAPYKEDGIPLIRTTNVRNGKINLSATMFVDEPTYQYWSRRCIPLPGDIIFTREAPMCEVGMIPEEVMLCMGQRMMLLRADDNNLRKNFLLYALQAPHIIEFAQRVGVGMGVKHLRVRDVENLPIPLAPIAEQKQLEIILTRTIELHEKLLEIVEGTSSPLNNLDQSILAKAFRGELVPQDPNDEPASVLLERIKAERETSNGNKATKSRQRR from the coding sequence ATGACAGACACATCCAATATCCCAAATGGATGGGCATGGGCGTCGATCGAACAAGTGAGCCAACTTAACCCCAAGCATCCGAAAGCCATAGAGGATAACACAGAGATTTCTTTTGTCCCGATGGCTTCGATTTCTGACATCACCGGTGAAATAGTCGCAAGTGAAATCCGTACACTCGGAAGCGTTCGTAAGGGCTACACCCACTTCTGCGATGGAGATGTTTTGTTCGCCAAAATCACTCCTTGCATGGAAAACGGAAAATCTGCTGTCGCATCTGGAATGCGAAACGGCATGGCTTGCGGCTCTACCGAGTTTTTTGTTTTTCGTCCTGAAGGGATAGTGCCTGAATTCCTCCATCGTTTTTTACGGCAACATTCTTTCCGCAAGGAAGCAGAATATCAGATGACCGGAGCCGTGGGCCAGCAACGAGTACCCAGAAGCTATCTCGAATCCTACAAGCTGCCCCTCCCGCCCCTCAACGAGCAACGGCGCATTGCAGACAAAATCGACGCGTTGCAAGCCAAAAGCCGCCGCACTCGTGAGGCTCTGGAAACCGTAAAGCCGTTGCTGGAAAAGTTCCGGCAGTCTGTGCTTGCGGCTGCCTTTCGTGGTGACCTGACTGCCGAGTGGCGCAAGCAGAATCCTAATATGGAGCCTGCTTCCAGACTCCTTGAGCGTATTCGCGCTGAACGCCGCGTCCGCTGGGAAGAAGCCGAGCTTGCCAAGATGCAGGCCAAAGGCGTGAAGCCCAAGAACGACAAGTGGAAAGAGAAGTACGAGGAGCCTGCGCCAGTGGATACAGAAGGCTTGCCAGAGCTGCCTGAGGGGTGGTGTTGGGCAAGCACATCAGAATCTTGCGCTATTGTTGTTGATTGTCATAACAAGACAGCCCCTTATAAGGAAGATGGAATCCCTTTGATCCGCACTACAAATGTGCGAAACGGAAAAATCAACTTGTCAGCAACAATGTTCGTTGATGAACCAACTTACCAGTATTGGTCACGGCGATGCATTCCCCTGCCAGGGGACATCATTTTCACTCGCGAAGCCCCTATGTGTGAAGTCGGTATGATTCCAGAAGAAGTAATGTTGTGTATGGGGCAGCGAATGATGCTATTGCGAGCTGATGATAACAACTTACGCAAGAACTTCCTCCTTTATGCACTCCAGGCTCCACATATCATTGAGTTTGCTCAACGAGTTGGAGTCGGAATGGGCGTAAAGCACCTCAGAGTAAGGGATGTTGAAAATTTACCAATCCCGCTCGCCCCAATTGCAGAACAGAAGCAACTCGAAATCATCCTCACCCGTACAATTGAACTGCATGAAAAACTCCTAGAGATAGTCGAAGGAACGTCTTCTCCACTTAACAACCTAGACCAGTCTATCCTCGCCAAGGCCTTCCGAGGCGAACTCGTTCCACAAGATCCGAATGATGAACCTGCATCCGTTCTGCTAGAGCGCATAAAAGCGGAACGGGAAACCTCAAACGGAAACAAGGCAACAAAAAGTCGCCAGCGAAGATAA
- a CDS encoding tyrosine-type recombinase/integrase, producing the protein MGKRVKTGYPGVYGTPHATRKHGIKPDLYIEITYRLDGKKKWEGLGWMSQGMTPLKASKILMDLKEAHRTGHGLRTVAAHRELAKEEAEERLEAEKVAAREATTFEEFWLNVYWPLQREKSARSIATEASLWKLWIAPQLADVALMKFTPFQLEKVKQVMLKAGKSPKTIKYAFGVISQIWSLAQRDGYVFTPFPGGQVRLPQQDNKRQRFLTPQEARLLLEYLAERSPLSHDMAVVSLFSGMRFGEIASLEWQDVDFPDGRILIRDPKNSQNRYAFITGEIAAVLRRHHSGQRSGLVFVSRTGGRIDRISKAYTRVVDELFNEGVTDPRLRVCFHTLRHTYASWLVQKGVDLYSVKELMGHSDFKMTTRYSHLAPEGLRKAAKVVEGSLGDGVSPKVGVVMRGPWPT; encoded by the coding sequence ATGGGTAAACGAGTAAAAACTGGCTATCCAGGGGTGTACGGCACTCCTCATGCAACCCGGAAACACGGTATCAAGCCTGATTTGTACATCGAGATTACCTATCGTCTTGATGGCAAGAAGAAGTGGGAAGGGCTTGGATGGATGTCGCAAGGAATGACACCGCTCAAGGCTTCTAAGATTCTTATGGACCTGAAAGAGGCGCACAGGACAGGGCATGGGCTGCGTACTGTTGCAGCTCATCGAGAGCTTGCAAAGGAAGAGGCGGAAGAACGATTGGAGGCCGAAAAGGTCGCAGCACGTGAGGCAACTACCTTTGAAGAGTTTTGGCTCAATGTGTATTGGCCGTTGCAGAGAGAGAAGAGCGCACGATCCATAGCTACTGAAGCATCTTTGTGGAAGCTTTGGATCGCTCCGCAGTTAGCTGATGTCGCCCTGATGAAGTTTACGCCGTTTCAGCTTGAAAAGGTTAAACAGGTCATGCTCAAGGCTGGTAAGTCTCCTAAAACGATCAAATATGCCTTTGGAGTGATTTCTCAAATATGGAGTTTGGCGCAGCGTGACGGTTATGTATTTACCCCGTTTCCTGGCGGGCAGGTTCGTTTGCCGCAGCAGGATAACAAGAGACAGCGGTTTTTGACTCCTCAAGAAGCTCGTCTTTTGTTGGAGTATCTCGCAGAACGTTCACCTCTTTCGCACGACATGGCTGTGGTCTCGTTGTTCTCCGGTATGCGGTTCGGTGAGATTGCCTCCCTAGAGTGGCAGGATGTTGATTTCCCTGATGGGCGAATTTTGATCCGCGATCCGAAGAATAGTCAGAACCGTTATGCGTTCATCACTGGTGAGATTGCTGCTGTGCTTCGTAGGCACCATTCCGGGCAACGTAGTGGATTGGTTTTTGTGAGTCGTACAGGAGGCAGGATTGATAGGATTTCCAAGGCCTACACTCGCGTTGTTGATGAACTGTTTAATGAGGGCGTGACAGACCCTCGTCTTCGTGTCTGCTTTCATACGTTAAGGCATACATACGCGAGCTGGCTCGTACAGAAGGGCGTTGATCTTTATAGCGTGAAGGAGCTGATGGGACATTCAGATTTCAAGATGACCACGCGGTATAGCCACTTGGCCCCAGAGGGATTGAGGAAGGCTGCGAAGGTGGTTGAGGGGAGCCTAGGTGACGGGGTAAGCCCCAAAGTGGGCGTGGTCATGCGAGGTCCTTGGCCTACGTAG
- a CDS encoding FadR/GntR family transcriptional regulator, with protein MQKSASVVAEQVIELIHEIGIKPGGKLPGERPLADRFGCSRNTVREALAALSARGTVEIRTRSGAYLREGALTENAGGEAGIQEAFEALETLGPALVGRTCRMASDAEHERIERVTARLGRALVDRNPYEAWQGLMAFYNVLAGICGNALLSGAVADIAQAGRSCGALIAAPELMPDFLQHFFAEHVEMLQAMRQREIVRATGLAAASIEAFGTMLMGECKIRKPGPVDGPAEGPVGGPSHRPADRLADRVVGWRKGGPDDDA; from the coding sequence ATGCAGAAGTCGGCAAGTGTAGTTGCAGAGCAGGTTATAGAGTTGATTCATGAAATCGGCATCAAGCCGGGAGGCAAGCTTCCCGGCGAGCGCCCGCTTGCGGACAGGTTCGGCTGCAGCCGCAATACGGTGAGAGAGGCTCTGGCCGCTTTGTCGGCCCGCGGTACTGTGGAGATCCGCACCCGCAGCGGGGCCTATCTGCGGGAAGGCGCCCTGACGGAAAATGCTGGTGGCGAGGCAGGTATTCAGGAAGCTTTTGAGGCACTTGAAACGCTGGGACCTGCGCTTGTCGGTCGAACTTGCCGTATGGCCAGTGACGCTGAGCACGAGCGTATAGAGCGCGTTACCGCACGCCTTGGCAGGGCACTGGTAGACAGGAATCCCTACGAGGCATGGCAGGGGCTGATGGCGTTTTATAACGTGTTGGCAGGCATCTGCGGCAACGCGCTGTTAAGCGGTGCCGTTGCCGACATAGCTCAGGCGGGGCGAAGCTGCGGCGCCTTGATTGCTGCACCGGAGCTTATGCCCGATTTCTTGCAGCACTTTTTTGCGGAACATGTGGAAATGCTGCAGGCCATGCGGCAGCGCGAGATTGTCCGGGCAACCGGTCTGGCTGCGGCCAGTATTGAGGCCTTTGGCACTATGCTCATGGGAGAGTGCAAAATACGGAAGCCCGGACCAGTTGACGGACCAGCTGAGGGACCCGTTGGCGGACCATCTCATAGGCCAGCCGACAGACTGGCTGACAGGGTAGTTGGCTGGAGAAAAGGCGGACCAGATGATGACGCGTAG
- a CDS encoding diguanylate cyclase, giving the protein MDTRYENTTHSVRQLQHELATYLALIPALMWHIDAAFNEIVLTNDYKIPGLGNKVPLVLKDLTLAKTLVHSDDLGAFYGAMDSVRALQPATVAFRVGDEAGLWHWLFLKGQPVQNESSRYVGMIGECASLVGSIEDRGAATMRPDSLELLDQPSLLVEYSGKKVVAANAAARSFLGYGAVADFPSFDGMIEGASEQYRRSMYEHLIFNTTWRGPLAFRDASGIRRQCDVRLRAGACDGTNLLWVGIEPVLTAFSAPVLLEGDCAKLCQALDKAQTEVQALQALLEHQPEGLKAEGVMLSHIYASENRVEVTGVGEPFKGMVPHTCYPYIGSIAENLVQYSLSHMVVEETIRSIRPIDWALFIPGGIHSYYAEPYYEEDELAYVLIYCSTKGGAFSSGGLPACKDALLQLADRLKRLSND; this is encoded by the coding sequence TTGGACACCCGATACGAGAATACGACTCACAGCGTCAGGCAATTGCAGCACGAACTGGCAACCTATCTTGCGCTGATACCGGCATTGATGTGGCACATTGATGCTGCGTTCAATGAGATAGTGCTCACCAATGACTATAAGATACCGGGATTGGGCAACAAGGTTCCTCTTGTGCTCAAGGACCTTACTCTGGCGAAAACGCTTGTTCATTCCGACGACCTCGGGGCTTTTTACGGTGCCATGGACAGTGTCAGGGCTTTGCAACCTGCAACTGTCGCATTCAGGGTGGGTGACGAGGCAGGCCTCTGGCATTGGCTTTTTCTGAAGGGGCAGCCTGTGCAGAACGAATCGTCCCGCTATGTGGGGATGATAGGAGAGTGTGCTTCGCTGGTGGGCTCCATTGAAGACAGAGGGGCTGCAACCATGCGGCCGGACAGTCTTGAACTGCTGGACCAGCCCTCCCTGCTTGTGGAGTATTCCGGCAAGAAAGTTGTGGCCGCCAATGCCGCTGCCCGCAGTTTTCTCGGATATGGGGCTGTGGCAGACTTTCCTTCGTTTGATGGCATGATTGAAGGGGCAAGCGAGCAGTACCGGCGCAGCATGTATGAACATCTTATATTCAATACGACTTGGCGCGGTCCGCTGGCTTTCAGGGATGCATCCGGCATCCGCAGGCAGTGTGATGTTCGGCTGCGGGCAGGCGCCTGTGATGGCACGAATTTGTTGTGGGTGGGGATTGAGCCGGTCCTGACGGCGTTTTCTGCCCCAGTATTGTTAGAAGGCGATTGCGCTAAACTGTGCCAGGCGTTGGATAAGGCACAGACAGAGGTGCAGGCGTTGCAAGCCTTGCTGGAACACCAGCCGGAAGGATTGAAGGCTGAAGGGGTAATGCTGTCGCATATATACGCTTCGGAGAACCGCGTTGAGGTGACCGGGGTAGGCGAACCATTCAAGGGCATGGTGCCTCACACCTGCTATCCCTATATTGGTTCCATAGCGGAGAATCTTGTTCAGTATTCTCTGTCACATATGGTGGTTGAGGAAACCATACGCAGTATCCGTCCCATTGATTGGGCGCTGTTCATTCCGGGTGGTATCCATTCATACTATGCAGAGCCGTACTATGAAGAGGACGAGCTGGCCTATGTTCTGATTTATTGTTCCACGAAGGGTGGGGCATTCAGTTCCGGTGGGCTTCCGGCATGCAAGGATGCCTTGTTACAGTTGGCCGACCGGCTAAAGCGACTCAGCAACGACTGA
- a CDS encoding CobW family GTP-binding protein, which translates to MAAAVSACTKQAPSLFLRTERGGSLLHRQADGTMVRDASTEDSVETQLVADDLVWGEAHALVAALYHEACHDSSEWDMSLSVEQELAKAAIVARAEYDAGSCAAQDLPDGWASAPCWQTHDLDSPACARLYPSLADKRPGLIVVSGFLGAGKTTFLNNCIEYHRARERFVAVIQNEVGATGVDEHLLGDSASVLALDEGCVCCTLAGSLAAGVRELTAQFSPEVILLETTGLANPLNLLAELGSIRDLVRLDTVVTVVDAANVQAVLESSAIARDQVRGADVVVCNKCDTISSASMETVKAALTALNPKAMMHVTTQGQIHPALFMDLETGKSCAGLLPAVPQSYANHTEEGYSSVRFFMPRPVTLEALEQAVGACPGAPFRIKGIVALDDGEPQSSGYVLAQCVAGRADFEPLQGFEGSPFLVMIGRDLDHAALLEHWQALGATLTESDIRNGVE; encoded by the coding sequence GTGGCTGCTGCCGTTTCTGCATGTACAAAGCAGGCGCCATCATTATTTCTCCGGACGGAGCGGGGCGGCTCGCTGCTGCATAGGCAGGCCGATGGAACGATGGTTCGTGATGCTTCAACGGAGGATTCAGTTGAAACGCAGCTTGTCGCCGATGATCTTGTTTGGGGTGAAGCGCACGCGCTGGTAGCGGCATTGTATCATGAAGCCTGTCATGATTCTTCCGAATGGGACATGTCTTTGTCTGTCGAGCAAGAGTTGGCAAAAGCTGCCATTGTCGCCCGGGCCGAGTATGACGCAGGTTCATGCGCAGCGCAGGATTTGCCGGATGGCTGGGCAAGTGCTCCCTGTTGGCAGACGCATGATCTCGATTCCCCCGCATGTGCCAGATTGTATCCGTCTCTTGCCGATAAACGCCCCGGTCTTATTGTCGTCAGCGGCTTTTTGGGTGCCGGAAAAACTACCTTTCTGAACAACTGCATCGAATATCACCGCGCCAGAGAGCGCTTTGTGGCGGTCATCCAGAACGAGGTGGGGGCAACGGGCGTGGACGAGCACCTGCTGGGCGATTCGGCATCGGTGCTTGCTCTGGATGAAGGGTGTGTATGCTGCACGCTCGCCGGAAGTCTTGCGGCAGGCGTGCGGGAGTTAACGGCACAGTTCAGCCCTGAAGTCATTCTGCTCGAAACGACCGGGCTGGCAAATCCGTTGAACTTGCTGGCAGAATTGGGTTCAATTCGCGATTTGGTGCGTCTGGATACGGTTGTTACCGTTGTTGACGCCGCCAATGTGCAGGCAGTGCTGGAATCCAGCGCCATTGCGCGAGATCAGGTTCGAGGAGCAGATGTTGTGGTGTGCAACAAGTGCGACACCATAAGCTCGGCCTCGATGGAGACTGTAAAAGCCGCGCTGACGGCATTGAACCCAAAGGCCATGATGCATGTAACCACACAAGGACAGATTCATCCTGCCTTGTTCATGGATCTTGAAACCGGCAAATCGTGTGCAGGGCTTCTGCCGGCAGTGCCCCAGAGCTATGCTAACCATACAGAGGAAGGATATAGCTCTGTCCGTTTCTTTATGCCTCGCCCCGTTACGTTGGAAGCGTTGGAACAGGCCGTTGGTGCATGTCCGGGAGCGCCTTTCCGGATCAAGGGGATAGTCGCTCTGGATGATGGTGAGCCACAGTCGTCAGGATACGTGTTGGCTCAATGCGTTGCCGGCAGGGCTGATTTCGAGCCGCTGCAGGGCTTTGAAGGCAGTCCCTTTTTGGTGATGATCGGCAGAGATCTTGATCATGCAGCCTTGCTGGAGCACTGGCAGGCGCTGGGTGCAACTTTGACGGAGTCAGATATCAGAAACGGAGTTGAATAG
- a CDS encoding MBL fold metallo-hydrolase, whose product MKDTNMNRRDFVKGVATGVCAGAFASMGLYSYTQSAYDRLPKTERKFQDFGAVRSVKVVNISETSWFSNADLIGDIHAAGGLLVNQYTLNWAPFANGRGTAQGSYDSAMATIKDLIPHDLEKAWELQRKVALHPDNPGGFSCLLIVEALDGTKHNFLLDSGWSYEWMDKSFKREGIDKMLEAREIEGLFISHEHWDHFWGLPVTMKYDNRIPMYIHDGFYKEGLQYIKDSGYKGTPFIQKEPMHQIMPGMAVLKFDVPIINRVFGETSLAFNVKDKGLVLVSGCCHQGLLQMTDYAYTDLKYDNDRFYGLYGGLHISPFEDWDPKYDDLVISLGKWNFEHIGCNHCTGHLTAKKFIERGYPVVRGTARYRSSSKDYLGNGDTITF is encoded by the coding sequence ATGAAAGATACCAATATGAACCGGCGCGACTTCGTCAAGGGTGTTGCAACCGGGGTGTGCGCAGGTGCCTTCGCCTCTATGGGGCTGTATTCCTACACCCAGTCAGCCTACGACAGGTTGCCCAAGACAGAACGCAAGTTTCAGGACTTCGGTGCCGTGCGAAGCGTCAAGGTAGTGAACATCTCGGAAACCAGCTGGTTCAGCAATGCGGACCTTATCGGTGATATTCACGCCGCGGGCGGTCTGCTGGTGAACCAGTACACGCTGAACTGGGCGCCCTTTGCCAATGGCAGGGGTACCGCGCAGGGATCGTATGATTCCGCAATGGCCACCATCAAGGATCTGATCCCCCACGATCTTGAAAAAGCATGGGAACTGCAGCGCAAGGTTGCCTTGCACCCCGACAATCCGGGCGGATTCTCCTGCCTTCTGATTGTGGAGGCGCTGGACGGCACCAAGCATAATTTCCTGCTTGATTCCGGCTGGTCATACGAATGGATGGACAAGAGCTTCAAACGCGAAGGCATCGACAAGATGCTGGAAGCGCGGGAGATTGAAGGTCTGTTCATCTCGCACGAACATTGGGACCACTTCTGGGGCCTGCCTGTCACCATGAAGTACGACAACCGTATTCCCATGTATATCCATGATGGTTTCTACAAGGAAGGTCTGCAGTACATCAAGGACAGCGGATACAAGGGAACTCCGTTCATTCAGAAAGAACCTATGCATCAGATCATGCCCGGCATGGCCGTGCTCAAGTTTGATGTGCCGATCATCAACCGCGTGTTCGGCGAAACATCGCTTGCCTTCAACGTCAAGGACAAGGGGCTCGTGCTGGTTTCGGGCTGCTGCCATCAGGGTCTTCTGCAGATGACAGACTACGCATACACCGACCTGAAGTATGATAACGACAGGTTCTACGGGCTGTACGGTGGTCTGCACATCTCGCCTTTTGAAGACTGGGATCCCAAATACGACGACCTGGTCATTTCGCTGGGCAAGTGGAACTTCGAGCACATCGGATGCAACCACTGCACGGGCCATCTCACCGCAAAGAAGTTCATCGAACGCGGTTATCCCGTTGTTCGCGGCACGGCGCGTTACCGGTCCTCCTCCAAGGACTATCTGGGCAACGGCGATACCATCACGTTCTAA